Proteins encoded in a region of the Gulosibacter sediminis genome:
- a CDS encoding M20/M25/M40 family metallo-hydrolase, whose product MTEEHPLTSDPTVSLTRELIRIDTQNWGNGKSSGEREAAEYLAERLRALNTEPVLFESETNRTSVVARIPGRNPDKPALVVHGHTDVVPADASNWSVDPFAAEVRDGCIWGRGAVDMKNMDAMIVTALDNIIASGELPERELIVAFFADEEDGGKLGAHWAVDNKPELFAGATEAISEVGGYSINIDGQRAYLLQTGEKAMIWLRLRARRPSGHGSKVVPTSDNSISELARAIVRLTEHEWPVQLNETSTEMIDALCELTGADAEQVSPDELALRGGFAAAWLRASLRTTANPTMLDGGYKHNVIPETASVAIDVRPLPGEEDAVLEQIREIVGDGIDVEIDWQAIGAQAPSTGPLVDASLASLREYDPEAKIIPYLLPAGTDNKSLARLGINGYGFAPLQLPAELNFPAMFHGVDERVPLESLVFGRQVLEHFLRTY is encoded by the coding sequence ATGACTGAGGAACACCCGCTTACTTCCGATCCGACCGTCAGCCTCACGCGCGAGCTCATCCGTATTGACACGCAGAACTGGGGCAATGGCAAGAGCTCGGGGGAGCGGGAGGCCGCGGAGTACCTCGCTGAGCGCCTCCGCGCGCTGAACACCGAGCCGGTGTTGTTCGAGTCTGAGACGAACCGCACGAGCGTCGTGGCGCGCATCCCTGGCCGAAACCCGGACAAGCCCGCGCTCGTCGTGCACGGCCACACCGACGTGGTGCCGGCCGACGCCTCCAACTGGAGCGTCGACCCGTTCGCTGCCGAGGTGCGAGATGGCTGCATCTGGGGGCGTGGCGCCGTCGACATGAAGAACATGGACGCCATGATCGTCACGGCACTCGACAACATCATCGCTTCGGGCGAGTTGCCCGAGCGCGAACTCATCGTCGCGTTCTTTGCCGACGAGGAAGACGGCGGCAAGCTCGGCGCCCACTGGGCGGTCGACAACAAGCCCGAGCTCTTCGCGGGTGCGACCGAAGCGATCAGCGAGGTCGGCGGCTACTCAATCAACATCGACGGTCAGCGCGCCTACCTCCTGCAGACCGGCGAAAAGGCCATGATCTGGTTGCGCCTGCGTGCGCGCCGCCCCTCCGGCCACGGCTCGAAGGTCGTGCCGACGAGCGACAACTCGATTTCCGAGCTCGCCCGTGCCATCGTGCGCCTCACCGAGCACGAGTGGCCGGTGCAGCTCAACGAGACTTCGACCGAGATGATTGACGCGCTGTGCGAGCTCACCGGCGCGGATGCAGAACAGGTTTCGCCAGATGAACTCGCCCTCCGCGGTGGCTTCGCGGCGGCCTGGCTGCGCGCATCCCTGCGCACCACCGCGAACCCGACCATGCTCGATGGCGGCTACAAGCACAACGTGATTCCCGAGACGGCGTCAGTTGCGATTGACGTGCGCCCACTGCCGGGCGAAGAGGATGCGGTGCTCGAGCAGATCCGCGAGATCGTCGGCGACGGCATCGACGTCGAGATTGACTGGCAGGCGATCGGCGCCCAGGCGCCCTCGACGGGCCCGCTCGTGGACGCGAGCCTCGCATCCCTGCGCGAGTACGACCCCGAGGCGAAGATCATCCCGTACCTGCTGCCCGCCGGTACCGACAACAAATCGCTCGCGCGCCTCGGCATCAACGGCTACGGCTTCGCCCCGCTGCAGCTTCCGGCTGAACTCAACTTCCCGGCCATGTTCCACGGCGTTGACGAGCGAGTGCCGCTCGAGTCGCTCGTGTTCGGCCGCCAGGTGCTCGAACACTTCTTGCGCACCTACTAG
- a CDS encoding NAD(P)H-binding protein, producing MPESTLSLPERIAIVGGHGKIALALAELLVADGVEVRSLVRNADHAAELEALGAIPVVCDIESASANELADAFGHSDAVVFAAGAGPGSGAERKWTVDRDGSIKSAEAAILAGAMRFVQISFIGAEQPSQTDDEVFAAYWDAKREADEALRRVALDWTIVKPGGLTDDPATGRGLVSFAPIERGVTTRRADVAAFIRLALADSRTVWKDICLAEGDAPLADAIDAAVAAATPQA from the coding sequence ATGCCTGAGTCCACCCTGTCGTTGCCCGAACGTATCGCCATCGTCGGCGGCCACGGCAAGATTGCGCTGGCCCTCGCCGAGCTGCTCGTCGCCGATGGCGTCGAGGTGCGGTCGCTCGTGCGCAACGCTGACCACGCGGCCGAGCTCGAGGCGCTTGGAGCGATCCCGGTCGTGTGCGACATCGAGTCGGCATCGGCGAACGAGCTCGCCGACGCGTTTGGCCACTCGGATGCGGTGGTGTTTGCCGCGGGCGCGGGCCCCGGCTCGGGCGCCGAGCGGAAGTGGACCGTCGACCGGGACGGGTCGATCAAATCGGCCGAGGCGGCGATTCTCGCGGGCGCCATGCGCTTCGTGCAGATCAGCTTCATCGGCGCCGAGCAGCCGAGCCAGACCGACGACGAGGTGTTCGCCGCGTACTGGGACGCGAAGCGGGAGGCCGACGAGGCGCTTCGCCGCGTTGCGCTCGACTGGACCATCGTGAAGCCCGGTGGCCTCACCGACGACCCGGCGACGGGCCGGGGCCTCGTCTCATTCGCGCCGATCGAACGCGGCGTGACGACGCGACGGGCCGATGTCGCGGCGTTCATTCGCCTCGCCCTCGCCGACAGCCGCACGGTGTGGAAGGACATCTGCCTCGCCGAGGGCGACGCCCCGCTTGCCGATGCAATCGACGCGGCCGTCGCGGCGGCTACTCCGCAGGCCTAG
- a CDS encoding HNH endonuclease signature motif containing protein, with amino-acid sequence MTATTPPPNSNPDADEPIRRAPKHRPDGTSPPPSPNAAPDKPSRRAPKHRPDGTTPPPETDGLNDALAAIEGMVLNGAKLEQVGAFMKMMGLAQAYTVTEHRTYTQLQERSSVASPDDLLRLNLRSIVAEFGIHTNESDTALLNRAYDAHRLGTDFVGWLDPLREAEVTMRHARALLRHAGIVPDGRRDEYATKVLEFAKGETVAATDAFARKLAAELGAEEFEAAFEHEYQARHVTIEDRDFGMSRITADIPTLQAHAMYDLMQQQAKALREEHVNEADEHRCRVRDAQARGEALSPADAEFIEDPRTVRQLMADLFVETFLTTTPQSMREYDAKGHSRVTATVSIVIPVLNLLNPDAPRDVATLNGMMPVSMTEARDMASKAKCFQRILTDPITGHVVTVDSRTPTPSMRRFLQARDQVCLFPSCRRPAHQSELDHTKPWAAGGNTDVENLGHLCPKHHTLKHQRPWECEQLGNGKVRWRTPRGEWVTVEPRPVGPIFKPVDDQSYDAINDPAPF; translated from the coding sequence ATGACCGCAACGACTCCCCCACCGAACTCCAACCCTGATGCTGATGAGCCGATTCGTCGCGCACCGAAGCACCGGCCAGACGGCACCAGCCCTCCACCCAGCCCAAACGCAGCGCCCGACAAGCCGAGCCGTCGCGCACCGAAGCACCGGCCAGACGGCACCACCCCGCCACCCGAAACCGACGGACTCAACGACGCGCTCGCCGCGATCGAAGGCATGGTGCTCAACGGGGCGAAACTCGAACAAGTCGGCGCGTTCATGAAGATGATGGGCCTCGCGCAGGCCTACACCGTCACCGAGCACCGCACCTACACGCAACTTCAGGAACGTTCTTCGGTCGCGAGCCCCGACGATCTGCTGCGGTTGAACCTGCGGTCGATCGTGGCCGAGTTCGGGATCCACACGAACGAATCCGACACCGCACTCCTCAACCGCGCATATGACGCGCACCGCCTCGGCACCGACTTCGTCGGGTGGCTCGACCCGCTCCGCGAGGCCGAAGTCACCATGCGGCATGCCCGCGCGCTCCTCCGCCACGCGGGGATCGTGCCCGACGGGCGCCGCGATGAGTACGCGACCAAGGTGCTCGAATTTGCGAAGGGCGAGACCGTCGCCGCGACCGACGCCTTCGCGCGCAAGCTCGCCGCCGAACTCGGGGCCGAGGAGTTTGAGGCCGCGTTCGAGCACGAATACCAAGCACGCCACGTCACGATCGAAGACCGCGACTTCGGCATGTCGCGCATCACCGCCGACATCCCAACGCTGCAGGCCCACGCGATGTACGACCTCATGCAGCAGCAAGCCAAAGCGCTCCGTGAGGAGCACGTGAACGAGGCCGACGAACACCGGTGCCGCGTCCGCGACGCACAAGCACGCGGGGAAGCGCTCTCCCCTGCAGATGCCGAGTTCATCGAAGACCCACGCACGGTGCGCCAGTTGATGGCCGACCTGTTCGTCGAGACCTTCCTCACCACGACGCCGCAGAGCATGCGCGAGTACGACGCCAAGGGCCACTCGCGCGTGACCGCGACGGTGAGCATCGTGATCCCGGTCCTGAACTTGCTCAACCCGGACGCACCGCGTGATGTCGCGACACTGAACGGGATGATGCCGGTCAGCATGACCGAGGCCCGCGACATGGCCTCAAAGGCGAAATGCTTCCAACGAATCCTCACCGACCCCATCACCGGGCACGTCGTAACGGTTGATTCCCGCACCCCGACCCCATCGATGCGCAGATTCCTGCAAGCCAGGGACCAAGTGTGTTTATTCCCGAGCTGCCGCAGACCCGCCCATCAAAGCGAGTTAGATCACACGAAACCCTGGGCCGCGGGCGGCAACACCGACGTCGAAAACCTGGGACACCTCTGCCCAAAACACCACACCCTCAAACATCAGCGTCCGTGGGAATGCGAACAACTCGGCAATGGCAAAGTCAGGTGGCGAACCCCACGCGGCGAATGGGTCACCGTCGAACCAAGACCAGTCGGACCGATCTTCAAACCCGTCGACGACCAGAGCTATGACGCGATCAACGACCCCGCGCCCTTCTAG
- a CDS encoding zinc-binding dehydrogenase: MVTIEVQDAPVGVVQVNGVNAAPDALDRVLELISAKPLRSPVAATYTLDQFHHAISHQRSRHVHGKIAISTPLSNAT; this comes from the coding sequence GTGGTCACCATCGAGGTGCAAGATGCGCCCGTCGGCGTCGTTCAGGTCAATGGTGTCAACGCAGCTCCCGATGCGCTCGACCGAGTCCTGGAATTGATCTCTGCCAAGCCCTTGCGCAGCCCCGTCGCCGCAACGTACACCCTCGACCAGTTCCATCACGCGATCTCACACCAGCGCAGCCGCCACGTCCACGGCAAGATCGCGATCAGTACTCCATTGAGCAACGCGACCTAG
- a CDS encoding group III truncated hemoglobin, translated as MHDLSDRADVEQLVSTFYLSAFEDPLIGPIFTDVAKLDLGHHLPIMSDFWETVLWNAGKYRRNALQLHFALHTKHPLGSEHFERWLDIWTSNLDAQFSGPIADRAKLQATRIAGSLQRRLAGRSGSGFETIRRREL; from the coding sequence ATGCACGATCTCTCAGACCGCGCTGACGTTGAGCAGTTGGTATCTACCTTCTACTTGTCGGCGTTCGAGGATCCTTTGATCGGCCCGATCTTCACTGACGTGGCCAAGCTCGACCTCGGCCACCACTTGCCGATCATGTCCGACTTCTGGGAGACGGTGCTGTGGAATGCCGGCAAGTATCGTCGCAACGCGCTCCAACTCCACTTTGCGCTGCACACCAAGCATCCGCTCGGCTCGGAACACTTCGAACGCTGGCTCGACATCTGGACTAGTAACCTCGACGCCCAGTTCAGCGGGCCGATCGCCGACCGCGCAAAGCTCCAGGCCACCCGGATCGCAGGCTCTCTGCAGCGACGACTCGCCGGCCGCTCCGGCAGCGGCTTCGAAACGATCCGCCGCAGAGAGCTCTAG
- a CDS encoding TrmH family RNA methyltransferase, which translates to MRILPITSLEHPELQDYSRLTDVALRRKLEPAGGLYMAESEKVVARAIAAGHVPRSMLLQEKFLPQAERLLIDHPDTPVFVGSEELLEQLTGYRMHRGVLAAMHRPELPSAASVLANAKTVLVLEDIVDHTNVGAAFRNAAGLGADAVLVTERCADPLYRRSVRVSMGTVLQVPWTRLPSWQESRELFHEHSFEVAGLALDEHAVPLQDYARQRPERVALLLGTEGDGLTRRALEAADRTVIIPMLHGVDSLNVAATSAVALYALLNN; encoded by the coding sequence GTGCGCATTCTCCCCATCACTTCTCTCGAACATCCGGAACTGCAAGATTATTCGCGTCTCACTGATGTTGCCCTGCGCCGCAAGCTCGAGCCTGCCGGTGGGCTGTACATGGCGGAGTCGGAGAAGGTCGTGGCGCGCGCGATCGCAGCCGGCCACGTGCCGCGGTCGATGCTCTTGCAGGAGAAGTTTCTGCCGCAGGCGGAGCGCCTGCTCATCGATCACCCTGATACGCCCGTGTTCGTCGGCAGCGAGGAGCTGCTCGAGCAATTGACGGGCTATCGGATGCACCGGGGCGTGCTGGCCGCCATGCACCGGCCGGAGCTGCCGTCGGCGGCATCGGTGCTTGCGAACGCCAAGACGGTGCTCGTGCTCGAAGACATCGTCGACCACACGAACGTGGGCGCCGCGTTTCGGAACGCGGCCGGCCTTGGCGCCGATGCGGTGCTCGTAACCGAGCGCTGCGCCGACCCGCTCTACCGGCGCAGCGTGCGCGTGTCGATGGGCACCGTGCTGCAGGTGCCGTGGACACGGTTGCCGAGCTGGCAGGAGAGTCGCGAGCTGTTTCACGAGCACAGTTTCGAGGTCGCCGGCCTGGCGCTCGACGAGCACGCCGTGCCGCTGCAGGACTATGCGCGGCAGCGGCCCGAGCGCGTCGCACTGCTGCTTGGCACGGAGGGCGACGGACTCACTCGGCGCGCCCTCGAGGCGGCCGACCGCACCGTGATCATCCCGATGCTGCACGGCGTCGACTCGCTCAACGTCGCCGCGACGAGCGCCGTTGCGCTCTACGCGTTACTGAACAACTAA
- a CDS encoding 3'-5' exonuclease, with protein sequence MSWTNRVAVFDTETTGTNPLEARIVTAFVGMLDAEGELERGTDWLANPGVEIPEPAVAVHGITTEMAQAEGEPAPEVLQKIIASLEWIVRNNIPLVVYNAPYDLSLLAAECARHQLAMPDLGKVVVDPLIIDKQVDRYRKGGRKLGTTAEAYGVELFDAHDASADAVAAGRVAIAIARKFPQEVDVPLAELFDAQVRWHDEQAADFESYMRRQRDPNFTADRGWPVRA encoded by the coding sequence ATGAGCTGGACGAATCGCGTCGCCGTGTTCGATACCGAGACCACCGGAACGAACCCACTCGAGGCGCGAATCGTGACCGCCTTCGTTGGCATGCTCGACGCCGAGGGCGAGCTCGAGCGGGGCACCGACTGGCTCGCGAACCCCGGCGTCGAGATTCCGGAGCCAGCGGTGGCCGTGCACGGCATCACGACCGAGATGGCGCAGGCCGAAGGCGAGCCGGCGCCCGAGGTGCTGCAGAAGATCATCGCGTCGCTCGAGTGGATCGTGCGCAACAACATCCCACTCGTCGTCTACAACGCGCCGTACGACCTCTCACTGCTCGCCGCCGAGTGCGCCCGCCATCAGCTCGCGATGCCCGACCTCGGCAAGGTCGTCGTCGACCCCCTCATTATCGACAAGCAGGTCGATCGCTACCGCAAGGGCGGTCGCAAGCTCGGCACCACCGCTGAAGCTTATGGCGTCGAGCTGTTCGACGCGCACGACGCGTCGGCCGACGCGGTGGCCGCGGGCCGGGTCGCGATCGCGATCGCCCGCAAGTTCCCGCAGGAGGTGGATGTGCCCCTGGCCGAACTCTTCGACGCGCAGGTGCGCTGGCACGACGAACAGGCTGCCGACTTCGAGTCGTACATGCGCCGCCAGCGCGACCCGAACTTCACGGCCGATCGCGGCTGGCCCGTGCGGGCATAA
- a CDS encoding DEAD/DEAH box helicase, whose translation MSESQRAGAQVGLYAAEHLSPSYPQRAPWGTAGNLRAWQQEALETYFEKQPKDFLASATPGAGKTTFALRLAAELLHAGTVNRIIVVAPTDHLKTQWAASAARAGIRLDPKFSNNQRTYSREYHGIAVTYAQVSMKPYVHEYLCSSARTLVILDEVHHGGDNLSWGDGLRDAFEHAERRLSLTGTPFRSDTAPIPFVRYVRDDDGIRVSKADYTYGYGRALRDGVVRPVLFMTYAGSMRWRDTSGEEMSAGLADDNTKDIVSQAWRTALDPEGDWMQQVLKAADQRLSEVRLEVPDAGGLVIATDHQAARGYAALLEHITGQKPAVILSDDPGASARIESFSDSDERWMVAVRMVSEGVDVPRLSVGVYATSSSTPLFFAQAIGRFVRARRRGETASVFIPSVPKLASLAEALELERDHALDRRDGNGDSEVDGMTEEERELAAAEAEDRASEELTKYKFTAISSEAQFERVVYDGGDYGYSAEVGSLEELEYLGLPGILNHDEVAQVLESRAQKQTRIQDARARNEVHDGHQTVQPLHRSLKEQRTLLNSLVGLYARQSHMPHGKVHGELRRICGGPAVGQATSHQIQQRINELRRRLH comes from the coding sequence ATGTCTGAATCACAGCGTGCTGGAGCACAGGTGGGCCTGTATGCGGCTGAGCACCTGTCGCCGTCGTACCCGCAGCGCGCGCCCTGGGGCACGGCGGGCAACCTGCGTGCCTGGCAGCAGGAAGCGCTGGAGACCTACTTCGAGAAGCAACCGAAGGACTTCCTCGCGTCGGCAACGCCGGGCGCAGGCAAGACGACCTTCGCGCTCCGCCTCGCGGCCGAGCTGCTGCACGCGGGCACCGTCAACCGCATCATCGTCGTCGCCCCGACCGACCACCTGAAGACGCAGTGGGCCGCGTCGGCGGCACGAGCGGGTATTCGCCTCGACCCGAAGTTTTCGAACAACCAGCGCACTTACTCGCGCGAATACCACGGCATCGCGGTCACCTACGCGCAGGTGTCGATGAAGCCGTACGTGCACGAGTATCTCTGCTCGTCGGCGCGCACACTCGTGATTCTCGACGAGGTACACCACGGCGGCGACAATCTGTCGTGGGGTGACGGCCTGCGTGATGCCTTCGAACACGCCGAGCGGCGCCTCTCGCTGACGGGAACGCCGTTCCGCTCCGACACCGCGCCGATTCCGTTCGTGCGCTATGTGCGCGACGACGACGGCATCCGCGTCTCGAAGGCCGACTACACCTACGGCTACGGCCGGGCCCTGCGTGACGGCGTCGTGCGTCCAGTGCTGTTCATGACTTACGCCGGCAGCATGCGCTGGCGTGACACCTCGGGCGAGGAGATGTCGGCCGGGCTCGCCGACGACAACACGAAGGACATCGTCTCGCAGGCCTGGCGCACGGCCCTCGACCCCGAGGGTGACTGGATGCAGCAGGTGCTCAAGGCGGCCGACCAGCGGCTTAGCGAGGTCCGGCTCGAGGTGCCCGACGCCGGCGGGCTCGTCATCGCGACCGACCACCAGGCGGCCCGAGGTTACGCGGCGCTGCTCGAGCACATCACCGGCCAGAAGCCCGCGGTCATCCTGAGTGACGACCCGGGCGCATCCGCTCGCATCGAGTCGTTTTCTGACTCGGACGAGCGCTGGATGGTCGCCGTGCGCATGGTGTCGGAGGGCGTCGATGTGCCCCGGCTGTCGGTCGGTGTCTATGCGACGAGCTCGTCGACGCCGCTGTTCTTCGCGCAGGCCATTGGCCGCTTCGTGCGCGCCCGGCGCCGCGGCGAGACCGCGAGCGTGTTCATCCCCTCGGTGCCGAAGCTCGCGTCGCTCGCCGAAGCGCTCGAGCTCGAGCGCGACCACGCGCTCGACCGGCGCGACGGCAATGGCGATTCCGAGGTCGACGGCATGACCGAGGAGGAACGCGAGCTCGCAGCGGCCGAGGCCGAAGATCGCGCGAGCGAGGAGCTCACCAAGTACAAGTTCACGGCGATCTCGTCGGAGGCGCAGTTTGAGCGCGTCGTCTACGACGGCGGCGACTACGGCTACAGCGCCGAGGTGGGGTCGCTCGAGGAACTCGAGTACCTCGGGCTGCCGGGCATCCTCAACCACGACGAGGTCGCCCAGGTGCTCGAGTCGCGCGCGCAGAAGCAGACGCGCATTCAGGATGCGCGGGCCCGCAATGAGGTGCACGACGGTCACCAGACCGTGCAGCCGCTGCACCGCAGCCTCAAGGAGCAACGCACGCTGCTTAACTCGCTCGTCGGGCTCTATGCCCGGCAATCACACATGCCGCACGGCAAGGTGCACGGAGAGCTGCGGCGCATCTGCGGTGGCCCGGCCGTGGGCCAGGCCACCTCGCACCAGATTCAGCAGCGCATTAATGAGCTGCGTCGTCGCCTGCACTAG
- a CDS encoding alpha/beta fold hydrolase produces the protein MRPNNPLEYKLEQIRTRRIDVDVAGTRTAVWLYGPPDADDTVVLVHGFRGTHHGLLNLVALLPDVRFIAPDLPGFGESREFEGEHTLDAYAAWLAEFLEVVDAESRAVMLGHSFGSMVVARDVAGLGDRRIVLVNPISENALSGPERIPTAVAVGYYRLGAALPDAAGNVLLKSPLITRVMSEVMAVTRSRALRTWIHDEHERHFSDFTSRRALLEAFRASVSDDVLSHAAEFPKGVHLVVGECDRIAPLAGSERLHEAMPGSTLHVIEGVGHLVHYETPTALARILAGFLAEKGAQHA, from the coding sequence ATGCGGCCGAATAACCCCCTGGAATACAAGCTTGAGCAGATCCGAACTCGCCGGATCGATGTCGATGTTGCGGGCACCCGCACCGCCGTCTGGTTGTACGGACCCCCCGACGCCGACGACACGGTCGTGCTCGTGCACGGCTTTCGCGGCACCCACCACGGCTTGCTCAACCTCGTGGCGCTGCTGCCGGACGTGCGGTTCATCGCGCCCGATCTTCCGGGGTTTGGCGAATCGAGGGAGTTCGAGGGCGAGCACACGCTCGACGCCTACGCGGCGTGGCTCGCCGAGTTCCTCGAGGTCGTCGACGCCGAGTCACGCGCCGTGATGCTCGGGCACTCGTTTGGCTCGATGGTCGTCGCCCGTGACGTGGCCGGGCTCGGCGACCGTCGCATCGTGCTCGTGAACCCGATCTCGGAAAACGCGCTCTCGGGGCCCGAGCGCATCCCCACCGCCGTCGCCGTGGGCTACTACCGACTCGGCGCCGCGTTGCCCGACGCCGCGGGCAACGTGCTGCTCAAGTCGCCGCTCATCACGCGCGTGATGAGCGAGGTGATGGCCGTGACGCGGTCGCGAGCCCTGCGCACCTGGATTCACGACGAACACGAGCGACACTTCTCTGACTTCACGAGCCGAAGGGCTCTGCTCGAGGCCTTCCGTGCCTCGGTGAGCGACGACGTGCTGAGCCACGCTGCGGAGTTCCCCAAGGGCGTGCATCTCGTCGTCGGCGAGTGCGACCGCATCGCGCCACTAGCCGGAAGCGAGCGGCTCCACGAGGCGATGCCGGGCTCGACCCTGCACGTCATCGAGGGCGTCGGCCACCTTGTTCACTACGAAACTCCAACCGCGCTCGCGCGGATCCTCGCCGGCTTCCTTGCCGAGAAAGGTGCCCAGCATGCCTGA
- a CDS encoding DedA family protein: MQQAATDSGSAFGVIGDWAVAVMNFLGAFGVGLLVLAENLFPPIPSEVILPLAGFSAASADGTFTWVEALIWATVGSVVGAYCLYGLGAWLGHDRTVKLLSYLPLVDRDEIDATIKWFNKYGYWTVFFGRMIPIFRSLISLPAGVERMSWWRFGIFTLLGSAIWNTIFVYGGYLLGNNWHILEEAAGWFQYIVIAVVLILIALYVVYKLRKQARQRRASAGDDAAH; this comes from the coding sequence TTGCAACAGGCCGCTACAGACTCCGGCAGCGCCTTCGGCGTGATCGGCGACTGGGCCGTCGCCGTCATGAACTTCCTCGGTGCCTTTGGCGTCGGGCTGCTCGTGCTCGCCGAGAATCTCTTCCCACCCATCCCGTCCGAGGTGATTCTGCCGCTCGCCGGCTTTAGCGCCGCCTCGGCCGACGGCACCTTCACCTGGGTCGAGGCCCTCATCTGGGCCACGGTCGGCTCGGTCGTGGGTGCCTACTGCCTCTACGGGCTCGGCGCGTGGCTCGGCCACGACCGCACCGTGAAGCTGCTCTCGTACCTGCCCCTCGTCGACCGCGACGAGATCGACGCGACAATCAAGTGGTTCAACAAGTACGGCTACTGGACCGTCTTCTTTGGCCGCATGATCCCAATCTTCCGCTCACTCATCTCGCTGCCGGCGGGCGTCGAGCGCATGTCGTGGTGGCGCTTCGGCATCTTCACGCTGCTCGGCTCGGCCATCTGGAACACGATCTTCGTCTACGGCGGCTACCTGCTCGGCAACAACTGGCACATCCTCGAAGAGGCGGCCGGCTGGTTCCAGTACATCGTCATCGCGGTCGTACTCATCCTCATTGCGCTCTACGTCGTCTACAAGCTCCGCAAGCAGGCGCGCCAGCGCCGCGCTAGTGCAGGCGACGACGCAGCTCATTAA
- a CDS encoding VOC family protein: MATGLHPYLNFPGNTREVMEFYGQVFGVEPRLSTFGEFNAVPADSEHADKVMHSSLEVTDLIQLFAADHLEGMAPYEFQPGNNINLALMGDEEDRIRGYFDGLAEGGNVIMPLERQVWGDLYGALIDKFGISWMFNIGQSEGA, encoded by the coding sequence ATGGCTACTGGTCTTCACCCCTACCTCAACTTCCCCGGCAACACGCGCGAGGTTATGGAGTTCTACGGGCAGGTGTTCGGCGTCGAACCCCGCCTCTCGACCTTCGGCGAGTTCAACGCAGTACCCGCCGACAGCGAGCACGCCGACAAGGTGATGCACTCGAGCCTCGAGGTGACCGACCTCATCCAGCTCTTCGCCGCCGACCACCTCGAGGGCATGGCGCCGTATGAGTTCCAGCCCGGCAACAACATCAACCTGGCGCTCATGGGCGACGAAGAGGACCGCATCCGCGGCTACTTCGACGGACTTGCCGAGGGCGGCAACGTGATCATGCCGCTCGAACGTCAGGTCTGGGGCGACCTCTACGGCGCTCTGATCGACAAGTTCGGCATCTCCTGGATGTTCAACATCGGCCAGAGCGAGGGCGCCTAG
- a CDS encoding Sir2 family NAD-dependent protein deacetylase, whose protein sequence is MIAPYEAAGAEEIAEVLATQPAAVLTGAGISTDSGIPDYRSPGAPKRNPMTWQQFLESEAAQRRYWSGAAQGWQRMGRFKPNAGHLALAALEAGGFVVGLATQNVDSLHRRAGSKNVIELHGHLRTVHCLPHGHVETADSLLSRIRAENPWLADERVTEGPDGDAAIADELVDTFVLPRCLECGGAMAPDVVMFGNFVSAENNHAATHLMNQADALLVVGTSLVVNTGVKMVHRARRQGKPVMLVNRGATPVDALAQFRVDGSTSAVLERVAELLGVARPAE, encoded by the coding sequence GTGATCGCACCCTATGAGGCCGCCGGCGCCGAAGAGATCGCGGAGGTGCTCGCGACGCAGCCCGCCGCCGTGCTCACGGGCGCTGGCATCTCAACCGACTCGGGCATCCCTGACTATCGCTCCCCCGGCGCGCCGAAGCGAAACCCGATGACCTGGCAGCAGTTCCTCGAATCCGAGGCGGCCCAGCGGCGCTACTGGTCGGGCGCGGCGCAGGGCTGGCAGCGGATGGGTCGCTTCAAACCGAACGCCGGTCACCTCGCGCTCGCGGCGCTCGAGGCCGGCGGCTTCGTCGTCGGCCTCGCGACGCAGAACGTCGACAGCCTCCACCGGCGCGCCGGTTCCAAGAACGTGATCGAGCTGCACGGGCATCTGCGCACGGTGCACTGCCTGCCCCACGGCCATGTCGAGACCGCCGACTCGCTGCTCTCGCGCATCCGCGCCGAGAACCCGTGGCTCGCCGACGAGCGCGTCACGGAGGGGCCCGACGGCGACGCCGCGATCGCCGACGAGCTCGTCGACACCTTCGTCCTACCGCGCTGCCTTGAGTGTGGCGGGGCGATGGCGCCCGATGTCGTCATGTTCGGCAACTTCGTCAGCGCCGAGAACAACCACGCGGCGACGCACCTCATGAACCAGGCCGACGCGTTGCTCGTGGTCGGCACCTCGCTCGTCGTGAACACGGGAGTCAAGATGGTGCACCGCGCCCGCCGCCAGGGCAAGCCCGTCATGCTCGTGAATCGCGGCGCGACGCCCGTGGATGCACTGGCCCAGTTCCGCGTCGACGGCAGCACCTCGGCGGTGCTCGAGCGCGTCGCGGAGCTGCTCGGAGTCGCTAGGCCTGCGGAGTAG